ttttactttattaaaaaaaaattaattaccttaaaaaattggctatatataagaaaaaaaaaaaacaaaaaaaagtactacTATCATCCCAAATTGTTAATCCTAGATTCCATTTTGGAATATACCAAGATGAAGTCTTCttaaaagttaataaataaatttcctaatatattatttatttatttaacaattcaaaaCCCTTCCTTAACTAACTTTTAAATCAAGGAGGGTAGCTATAGAAGCTTGtacattttatataaaatacaatGTATTGAATAAtaatcccttaaaaaaaattaaattttctaacaaAACCTAACAATATGGGacgaaataataataaagagtatttggaaaattattagaaattttGGCCATGTCAACCCATCATGTTTAAttgatttgttaaaaattttcagAGTGTCGAATGTTCGAGTAAATATTCCACTTCCGACATGAAATGatttactttatcaatcatGTTATATAGTCAGTCATAATCACTTACCTAAGCTGGTGGGTCACCATTGTTGGTACAGTATCATTAAAATTGTGCACTTAAAGGCAAGTATTGCTTGCTGAATGAAACACACAATCTTCATTTTCAATATCAGACTGTATAAGCCACAAGGATCTCTCTCTGCACCATATTATCGACCACTTGATTACAAAAATCCTTATAAAGAAGAATGCTCTTAGGTCAGAGCTCAGTTTCATGTCATTGTAACAACGACATTGACAATGCTAAGCATCCTAGCTTAACCTACTACCCCAAAGCCATGCAACTAAAAATTAGTTCAAATAAATGCATAGATAGCTAGATAGGTGCATGTCCTACATTTAAAGCGTACATGAACTAGTAAGATGTAGTTGTTTGCTTTGGTTTTCACAAACCCACATTATTATATCAAACAAACTAATGCCTCCAATCTAGAGATAGGCTCTAATAGATAAACAACAACATAGTCTTTATTGATACGTTAAAAGCCATAACTTTCTTTGTCTAAATTTCAGATCCCAGGAGAGGATGCGATATGTGTGGAGCCCTTTTCTCGTTGATACTTCAAGCTATTATGGTTGGCATTATTATTATGCCATTACTGTTCAAAGTTTTGCAGACTAAAATATGACATCAGGGACAGACGGAGTTGGAGCCTCAAACACATTGAAGAATTGATTGGCATCTTTGATTTggatattcatatatatatttttggggtACCCATACTTCCCTTAGGACTTTTTCCACGATTGTTGAATATTATGTGCCATTTGCCAAAGCTGGTGAGTCCCTACGTTTTCTACGTGTATGAATTATGATAGCATAAATTACAAGGTCATGACCTACCATGGAAGCCCACTTTGGGTTTTTTCTAATGTCAAATAAGTAATTGAAAGTCTGAATTTTCATCGCCAGGGAATTTGATAGCCTCCTGGGACGCACTATGATACCACGCgtgattttttttagtgaaatcaatcatgaatatatatatatatatatatatatatattttttttttttccaaaaggtAACCAAAATGGTTGCTGGGTTTTCACTTCTCAGAGTTTTTGGCTTAATGAATATTGAAACAGAAAAACAGGCTCTCTTTTTCTATGTTGGCAATGTAGGTGACGAAAGAAACTCTTATTATGTGGGTTCAAACATGCATGAAATTCTGGTGCCAATGCCACCTAGTTAAAGAGATATTAGCCATGCATGTACAGAGTAATGAGAAAAGTAGGTGTTTTTTCGGTTCGATTTGAACTAGCTCTCATTTTTAGTGATAGAAACGAAGAGAAAGTAGACCACCTTTTATTCTCTTGCTAAGCTTTTTTGTCTGTTATGGTACTTTTGCTCACATGGGCGTTTTGCCTTTTCTATTTCTCCTTTCTTGTTCTTTAAGACGCCCAtcaagttttcttttattttgttattcgCAGTATCATGTGATAAAGCCGCACAAAGTATCTCTCAAACTTGAAATATCCAAAACCCTTATATccacaagaaaaagaaagcaaaaaagcaTTATCCAGATTCTacgtaaaaagaaaaataaaggctaaaaatcaaaagcaaaaacccTTTTATTTtgtccctcttttttttttttggatcagaAAAGCCTTACATGTGTGGTAGATCGATATACTCATATAAAgcgaaaaaatacaaaaaacctTTTCCCAACATCTTAATGTTAATAAAGTTGGACTGTTGGGCCGTACATTAATTTAAGACCGACATGCATCAAAGCATTCAACTTTCCAGCCCAAACTCGACTTCCAAGTACTAGCTAGTCCAACGTCACCAACTTCTGGAATCTGGGCTCCACTTCAcaaaaataatgaggaagtcaAGTCAAGTCAAGTGTATTGTACATTCATCTGCCCATTgcataaaagtaaaatttgctCATAGCCCTGAAATTGAAAACCTACATTGACTCTCCCATTAGTTTGGTGAGTGTTTTAATGCCTTTGAAATGATgtactttatttgatttttagactagtttagaaaaaatttaatatcatttttataaaaagatatataaaaaattgataaaaaaaaaaattaatttttaatttttggaatcTGGGCTAGTCCAACCTGATCAACTTCTGGAGTCTGGGCTCCACTTCTCAAAACTAATGGGGATGTCAAGTCAAGTCATAGTGTGCATCCATCTGCGCGCCCATTGCATGAAAGTAAAATTTGCACATAGACTCATAGCCCTGAAATTGAAAATCTAGATTGACTTCCCAGTTAGTTTGGTGAGTGTTTAAATGCCTTTAAAATGATGTACCATATATAGCTTAGAGCATCACAGCAGAtgtggccaaaaaaaaaaaaaaaagtcattttgtCACACTAAagacttattttattattttatcatattattttacaacatcttatttatcagatgttttataattcaattttataaattaaaataatatgtactacatattaaaataatatattatatctcCTCCCCGTTATCATCAACAAAATCAACATCTACGGCACAACCACCGGCCACCAATATCCACTGCCGCAACAACACCTCTACTGCaaaccaaccaccacaattACTCAACAATATTAGATCAACCCAAattgcagcaaaaaaaaaaaaaaacccacaaccaaaGAGAGGCAGAGTGAAAGGCAGACAGAGAGGAGAGGGAAGAGGGTGAGATCGACGGCGGCCTCGGTGAACCCACTTTCAAGCTCACACCGCCAAGCACCACCATCGATGAACCCATCTACCACCATCTGCCAAACCCATCTACCATCAATGAACCCATCTGCCAAACCCATGTACAGGCACGAGGCCCCACCTCTTCCTATCGACAGCGCATAGAAGAACGGTGGGTCCACTGCCAATGCCATCCCCGTGCCAGCAAGAACACTCTGTTCCATCGTTCCATGCGCTTACTTCTTAGGTCCAACACTTGACCGAATGGTCCCGACGACAGCCCTCTTCGGCTCGAGTTTCTGCTCCTGTTCTTTATGGGTGCCACCATTAATGAACCCAAGAGAGAGATTCACCACCATGGATCCGAAGTAGATAGCCAATATTCACAAACCCATCTACCACCATCGATGAATCCGACGCCGCGGCCGTGGCCGCCAATTTCGACGAAGTCGCGACTGCCTTTCCTCCTCTCTTGGCCACCGCTACCGCCTTCTTCTGCGCCGCCTTCTTCTTGCTCGTGTCTGATTGTGAGAAGAGGAAAAACACGGGTTGGGAACTTGGGAGAGAGAGACGGATtctgagaagagagagaaaaaaaatcaaataaagaaattagaggagagagaaaagtccaataaaatattattttttagttttaccatTTGTGTCCGTACTGTGGCAAATTTGCCACAGTACGAACACAAATGGTATAATTTTGGCACATATACAACGTCTGATGGGaggtgttttttgtgtttggtgtgccaaatatttggcattggGCACATTTGCAATATCTAATAATGATGCTCTTATAAGCAACTCGCTAGACACGACTTGTTTCTCGTGCTTTTTTGCATAAATACGTTACGATGTGAACATGTCCCCAAATCATAGCATGTCTAATGTAAAAAGGCACAGAACACAAACTTCACCGGTTTAATTTAATTGTATCTAAGACATTATTCAAGCTTTGAATATTACTAATCGAGTTAATTGGCTTAAGCCAAATACAACAATTTTCACAAACAAAATGGATCGTCATAAACAAAGTTACAAGAAATTTCACTGGATGCTATAAGctaaaactttttctaaaaaaaagttgcaagAATTTTCTAATGAGCTTGAAACAAGATTGGACAAGCTTTGCTTTAAACCAGCTGAACATATTTGTGAGAATTTGGGCCTAAATTTGATGGCAATATAAAGTTAAGACAGGCCGAATAGAAACAATAGGGAAATGGCCCATAATTTAATGGTCCTATTTTTATATCTTATTATTGAACCACCCATTATATTATTCACAAAGTTCTCAAGTAGGAAATTCCGGGTCCAACCGGATTTGAGGTAGCGTGCCTTGGTTCAAGGAGGGGTCCAGCCCACTTGGCTGAAGTCACCGTGGCGGTGGAGTCGTCGTCAACTCCAATCCAATGAACTGCGCTCCACGCTGGCAAACGTAATGGCCCAGTTACCTAAAATTAAGTACTCCTATCATACCCGTATATCTCAAGTTATTCCAAATTTTCCAATCACTTTTTTAACCTAAAAAACATTCTATCTAGGAATTTTCCCCAGATCAATGCTtgtcacattatttttttcacaatttattaaaaaattgtaatttgtgCAATAATAATTTCATATGTTTCATTACTATTACTAATCTTATTTTACATCAGTtacaatatattaaatttataagtacacaacaattttccttttttttcttaaaaaagtaCATTACAATTTTCACATCTTATGCTCAAGTATTTATATAGAGCTTTGTGACCGGTGAATGATTAAACTAGTATCAATAATGAACTTATGTGAAAGTAATGTTACTCTAATCACGATAAATCATATCAATATTGTGGAAAATTTTGTCTCTAACATACCTATGCATTTTGCTTTGAAAGTCTAAATTGTTTTTTACACAATATTCTAAGCTGAAATACACACATTTTTCAAACATTTGTTTCGTCTGTCTCAAGCACAAATCTGAAATCTCTCTTTGCCGCCTGCTTCGAACTAGGGCAACAACCTGATATTCCTCTCCCTAAAATGGCGTCCACACACACGCTTACTTCAAACTGGATATCATTCTTATTGCACCACAAGAAAACGGCCCTATCTTGGTTGACATTCACCTCAGCTTGCCATATAAAAGAACACACACCTTCATTCCTTTTTCATATCCTTATCATACAAAAAGTTCATTATCTATCTCAATCTTTTAGTACAATACATAGCAAACTATACGTgataatattccattttctcaATATGATGACTCGTGGTTATGTTTTCAACTTCTTTGTCCTAGCTTTATGTACTCTCTTGGCTATTTCTAGAGCAAACCAGGACCCAACTCAAATGACCACAGCCCTTCTAATACGTGTTGACCAGTCTGGAAAGGGAGACtacaaaaaaatacaagacGCCATTAATGCTGTGCCATCCAATAACTCGGAGCTTGTGTTTATATGGGTCAAGCCAGGAGTTTACAAAGAACAGATTGTTGTGCCCGTGGACAAGCCCTTCATAACACTAAGTGGCACAAACACAACTGGGACTACAATAACATGGAACGACAGTGGGGACATATTTCAGTCTCCAACATTTACTGTCTTGGCCTCTGATTTTGTTGGGCGATACCTCACAATCCAGGTATAATATTATTTCCACAAAAGTTATTGATTTTCtatgtaaaaatatattcaGGATCACTGATGAACTTTTAATACCATGATCCACATAGAATACATTTGGGGCAGGAAATAAAGCAGTTGCACTAAGAGTTTCGGGAGATAGGGCAGCATTCTATAATTGCAGAATACTGTCCCATCAAGATACCCTACTTGATGATACCGGAAGGCACTACTACAAAAATTGTTACATAGAAGGAGATACTGATTTTATTTGTGGAGATGCTGCTTCTCTCTTTGAGGTAACACATCCAATTTATCTAATGCACGCTATatgtcaaatatttttaaagaaaatgtttgattctcaaaaaaaaaaatctaaaagttaAGATTTAGTTCATCAAATCAGTTTGATTTTGTTCTCTTAAATATAAGATTGGTTCAAAAATGGGTGCCTCAGCATCTTATTAGTtacatttagaaaaataaatgaatggacagaattttttcctattaaaattttgggaccaaaattcaagctttttaaatttaaaaaatcaaaatcaaacctgTACCAAACTTCAGGACTAAGAGCATGATTGAccatattataatattaatctATACATTAGagataattaatatttaaagtgGTTTTCTTATATCATGTATACATTAATTAGAGATAACATTTGGCATAGTACCCATTTAAGCCTCTCTTTATTTCATTGCTTGTGGCTGattttcaaatctgtttttggTCCCCATCTGTTGCATACTTGCACGTAAGACTTGATTTAACGGTTGTTGATACTCATTTTCGCAACACATTTCGTACAAGTCTGATTTAAACAAGTCCGACTTCCTTGTGGGatcaattcatgtattatattatattttttttttcatttaagcatggtccaaGCCCATGCAACTTATGGAGAAATTGAGaaagtgtggtttggagggtatgGGTTGGTTCCTTTTGGACCTTTTGCATGAGCCTAGCCCATGCATGCTACCAAGTGGGTAAGGGACATTAGTAGTATCTCAGGCTCATGAAGGTGATCTTGTATCCAAAATTTCCATCTAAAACAACTTCTATGCTCTGGGTGACTGTGACCCAAAGTTTCTGTCtgaaccatttttttctttaaaaatggTTGGCTCTTATTGGCCAACTTCAGATGCTAGCTTTCATCTAGTTGAGCCTCCCAATGGTTTGAAACAACTGAAAAATAAGGAGCCAATGAGGGTTTAGTCAAGCATTTCCCTTAATGATGATAAAAGTAATCCTTCCTTTTATCCAAACAAAAGCAAACCTGAAAATTACTACTTCCTTAACACCTTGGGGTCCAAAGCCTCTTCTATTGACCAAAAACCAGTCACTTAGAGTACCCCAAACTCAATATAAATGccacaatcaaattcaaaacaaagagagGACATTTTACTCTGAGAGCAAGACTCCAAGCTCAACACAAGAGTCTCTCTTTAGCTAAAAAACCAACCAACCACATCCTACCTACATACCTGAAATTTCAGAACAAAAGCCCATTCAACCATTCAACAATCTCACAATTCCAAAGTTTGGGGTGGAAATATGGGAATAGGGGGAcattccctctcttcctcacaacctttctcaatttcctcttctcgtTGACTGTGGGTCAAAGTTTCAGACCTGTTGAACCACGTTTTTCCCATAGAGCTGAAACTTGAGAGCAAAAACCTACTAAGTTAGGaaacattctcacaattctgaaccttagaggtggaaatatgggtacaggggaaccttccctctcttccttacaacctctctcaattttctcttcTCGCTAACTATGGGTAGAAGTTTCAGGcctattatatttttatgcttTTCTGCACTTTTGTTATTAGCATTTTGAGTTTCTCTTGTCaaagcaccattagccttttgttcattatacatttggaattttgagcttgattctccACAATAAACATTTCTAAAGAACCCAATGGGAGATTTGGTCCATTCTCGCATTTTCGGCCCTTGTCGCAAAATGCCCACGACAACAGTCAAATGAATGTAAAATAGTgttgaatttaaaa
This genomic stretch from Castanea sativa cultivar Marrone di Chiusa Pesio chromosome 1, ASM4071231v1 harbors:
- the LOC142636173 gene encoding putative pectinesterase 11; this encodes MMTRGYVFNFFVLALCTLLAISRANQDPTQMTTALLIRVDQSGKGDYKKIQDAINAVPSNNSELVFIWVKPGVYKEQIVVPVDKPFITLSGTNTTGTTITWNDSGDIFQSPTFTVLASDFVGRYLTIQNTFGAGNKAVALRVSGDRAAFYNCRILSHQDTLLDDTGRHYYKNCYIEGDTDFICGDAASLFEKCHLHSLSEGAGAITAQRRESPAENTGFTFLGCKITGVKTALLGRPWGAYSRVVFAFTYMSNVILPQGWDDWGDSSKQSTSYYGQYKCSGPGAITSRRVQWSHNLTIQEAAPFLTMDMISGKSWIRPAPTSFKKAPASISKNSDTGN